Genomic window (Desulforapulum autotrophicum HRM2):
TATTCGGTCCCTCAGGGGCGGCATGGTTATGGGAAAAACATTGAGTCTGTACCAGAGATCACTCCGAAAACGTCCTTGACGGACTTCTTGTTCAAGATTTCGGTTTGTAGCGGCAATAATCCTTGCATTCACCTTGATGGTACGGGAACTGCCCAGGCGCTCAAATTCTCCGTCCTGGATCACGCGCAGCAGTTTTGACTGCAATTCCAGAGGCAACTCACCAATTTCATCCAGAAAAAGTGTAGCTTCATCGGCAACCTCAAACCGTCCCAGTTGCCTGGTATTGGACCCTGTGAACGCTCCTTTTTCATGGCCGAACAATTCGTTTTCAATGAGATTTGACGGTAATGCCGCACAGTTGACTTTTACCAGAGCCCGTTTTTTTCGCTTACTGAATCCATGAACGGCCCGGGCCACCAGTTCCTTGCCGGTCCCGGTTTCGCCCAGAATCAGAACCGTGGTGTCGCTTGCGGCGATCTGCTCCACTTTATACAGCACATATTTCAATGCATCGCTTTTCCCAATGATGTTCTCATGGTTATGTTCCAGCTTGATTTCTTCTTTCAGATAAGCCTTTTCCTCCTCCAACTGTTCTTTCAGCCTTTTTATTTCAGAAAGGGCGGTTTCCGCGGTCTGTTTCCTTTTTTCAGCCTCCTGCCTTGCGGTGACCAGTTCGGCAGTCCGGGTTTCAACAACTTTCTCCAGATGTCGTTTGTAATATTCGCGCTCGGTCACATCTTCAATGGCCAGAAGGATCAATGGTGCATGGTTTGGCTCCCGATAAATTCTTCGGGCGTTCAGATGCATGATTTTGGTGCCGATGTTTTTAAACGTATGCTCTACTTCAAAATCATTGTATACGGTATTTTCCGGCAGGGACTGTTCGAGCAGTTCTTTGAGTTTCGGGATATTCCACTGTCCATTGCCAAGATCAAATATTAATGTCCCCACTGTCTCTTGGGGGTTAACGCAGAATATTTTATAGAAAGACGGATTGGCATCCATCACCCTCAGGTTGGAATCAAGTACCAGAAGCGGTTCACGAATTGAACCCAGGATACTGTTGAAAATGTTCAAAAACGATTTCTGCACGAATAAAAACCTTTTTCTAAAACAAAAACGTGGGGCTGCAAAAGAGTTGACTCAATCGAGGAACAACCACTTAAAAGTCTATTATGATAGATTGATCGTTGTTTTTTGTCAAAGGATGGTTTGAAAATTATTTGACGTAAAGGGGGATGGATCTTACACGATCACCAAGGAAATAGCTCGAAAGGCTTTCAACCGACAACTAACGTACCGAACCGGTGGCAGATTGTATTTTCACGGGGGGCAATCAACCCCCAATTGGTCCACGGGATACATCAAGACAGTCAAGGTCGGCGAGCTTGTCTTTTACAAGCCCTACGGCGGCCCAGCAAAATAGGCTGTGGGTTTGGGTTAAAGGCTTTCTTTACAAAAAATGTTTAATATAATAGGGTTTTGCATTGTTGTTCGTTGAATAACGGTAAAATCTGGTATGTGGTTCAGGGGCTCAGAAACAAATAATTCTACAATTCTTCACCATATCTGTGGAATTATTTTGATCATGGGCCTTATCTCTGAGCCTTTTTATTAACTTAAAATAAAGGAGTCGGCTTGATTTTTAATAAGCATCAGCAGGATATCGCAGAAAAAATGGATTTAAACGTATCAAAATCAAATTGGAAGGATTGGAAATGGCAAATAAAGCACTGTGTTAAATCGATTGATCTTCTGGAATCGCTCCTGGAGATAAAGCTTCCATTTGAACAACGGGTTTTATTAAAAAAAACAATGGACAAATTCCCCATGTCCATAACGCCATACTACTTATCCCTCATAAATACGGACGATTTAGAACATGATCCCATTTTTAGACAGTCTGTCGCCTCTGTTCGTGAGCTTGAATTTTCAAACGACGACATGAAAGACCCTTTGCACGAAGACAAGGACAGTCCCGTGCCAGGCATTACCCACCGATATCCAGACCGTGTTTTGTTTCTGGTCAGCAACAGGTGTGCAATGTATTGTCGACACTGCACCAGAAAAAGAAAGGTTGGCGATGTTGATAGTATTCCCGGTAAACAAGAGATCCTGGCGGGAATTGACTATATTCGAAACAATCCGGAAATAAGAGATGTTTTATTGAGTGGCGGCGACCCCCTTCTCCTGTCAACCAGCTATCTTGATTGGATATTGACTGAACTTGAAAAAATTGAGCATGTGGAAGTCATTAGAATCGGAACCAGAACCCCGGTTGTTTTACCCTATCGAATTACCGATGCAATGACCAATATGCTTAAACGACACCATCCCATATGGATAAACACCCATTTTAACCACCCAAGGGAAGTAACGGCATCCGCCAGGGACGCCCTTACAAAACTTGCCAACGCAGGCATACCCCTTGGTAACCAAACGGTTCTGCTTGCCGGTGTCAACGATTGTCCAAGGATAATGCGTTCACTGGTCCATAAACTTGTGCTCAACAGAGTCAGACCCTACTATCTATACCAGTGCGATCTTTCAGAAGGATTGACCCATTTCAGGACCCCAGTAGGTAAAGGTATCGAGATAATAGAGAGTCTCATCGGTCATACCAGTGGTTTTTGTGTACCCACCTATGTTATTGACGCACCAGGTGGGGGAGGAAAAATTCCTGTAATGCCAAACTATCTTATTTCCTGGTCCACCAATAAGGTGATTCTCAGAAACTATGAAGGCGTCATCACAACCTATAAAGAACCCCTTTCCTATGAGCAAACCTTTTGTGACCGAAATTGTGATGAATGCAACCTGCAACTGCCATTGGAGGATGCAGCAGAGTATCGGGCAGTAGGAATCGAAAAATTGCTGGCAGATTACGACAACACCATAGCCATTGTTCCGGAAAATAACGACAGAACTGAACGGCGTAAAGCTAGCTGATTAACAAAAACTGATCTGCATATTCGGCGCCTTAGGCCCATGATCGGAATAAAATCTTCCAAAACATGGCGTAGGATTTTAAGTCGTATTCAAGGCGCGTTAATGGGAGCATATTAAAATATGTGCCCATTAAGGCAACGAAGAAGACGGCTTAAAAGACACACCATGTGGGAGGTTTTATTTTGATCATGGGCCTTACATATCCGGCCAAAGGGCGCTTGCAACTTTTAGGTTAAAATTTTCAGTAAATCTGTCATTGGGATTAACGGTGGTTTTTATTGCCGCCACTGCCGCGACTGTCGTCATCGCT
Coding sequences:
- a CDS encoding sigma-54 interaction domain-containing protein, giving the protein MQKSFLNIFNSILGSIREPLLVLDSNLRVMDANPSFYKIFCVNPQETVGTLIFDLGNGQWNIPKLKELLEQSLPENTVYNDFEVEHTFKNIGTKIMHLNARRIYREPNHAPLILLAIEDVTEREYYKRHLEKVVETRTAELVTARQEAEKRKQTAETALSEIKRLKEQLEEEKAYLKEEIKLEHNHENIIGKSDALKYVLYKVEQIAASDTTVLILGETGTGKELVARAVHGFSKRKKRALVKVNCAALPSNLIENELFGHEKGAFTGSNTRQLGRFEVADEATLFLDEIGELPLELQSKLLRVIQDGEFERLGSSRTIKVNARIIAATNRNLEQEVRQGRFRSDLWYRLNVFPITMPPLRDRIEDITLLVDFYVKKISKRMGKVTGIIPKSMMNTLQNYHWPGNVRELENVLERAVINSSGPKLHLADDLNKPFAYLTKSQQTLETVERDYIVRMLEQTHWKVSGKNSAAEILGLNRSTLRARMRKLNIKRP
- the kamA gene encoding lysine 2,3-aminomutase: MIFNKHQQDIAEKMDLNVSKSNWKDWKWQIKHCVKSIDLLESLLEIKLPFEQRVLLKKTMDKFPMSITPYYLSLINTDDLEHDPIFRQSVASVRELEFSNDDMKDPLHEDKDSPVPGITHRYPDRVLFLVSNRCAMYCRHCTRKRKVGDVDSIPGKQEILAGIDYIRNNPEIRDVLLSGGDPLLLSTSYLDWILTELEKIEHVEVIRIGTRTPVVLPYRITDAMTNMLKRHHPIWINTHFNHPREVTASARDALTKLANAGIPLGNQTVLLAGVNDCPRIMRSLVHKLVLNRVRPYYLYQCDLSEGLTHFRTPVGKGIEIIESLIGHTSGFCVPTYVIDAPGGGGKIPVMPNYLISWSTNKVILRNYEGVITTYKEPLSYEQTFCDRNCDECNLQLPLEDAAEYRAVGIEKLLADYDNTIAIVPENNDRTERRKAS